The stretch of DNA TTCCTTTACAGTAAATGCTTGAAGTCACCGACACACAATTCATTGTCATTGTTtactgaaaaaggaaagattCTTCGTTAACATCCATCTGACAGGGGGGTAAATTGAGTATGTCTAATTAGAATCGTGGATTCTATTGTTTCTCAACTTGCTAAGTTTCTGAAGTTGGTGTAGAACATATACGTTTTAGGCGATGTTTATGTTTATGATCTAGGGATTGGCACCCGCAGGACCTTATTATATTGTGTTGTAAAAGTGGTtacatttatcaaaaaaaaaaagtggttacATTTGTGCTGGATCTGCACAAATTTCTTTTTAGTACTCTGCATGATATGTTGGAAACTACTGACtatggtttgaactttgaagggTAAGGAAGAATGAAAGTAGTTTTCTAATATTTAATTAGGCAGTGTCATTTAGTCCTTTGCTCAGAAACTAGTTTCTAAGTTCTTTGTATAGATATTCCACCTGAGCAAATGTTTTAGTTGCTCTTAACGACTCCTTGCGAGTATATGACTATCCACCAAAAAAGtcgaaagaagagaaaagaaacaagGTGAAGGCATTATCATAGAAGTTGCCATGTTAATTTTTTGTCAAGGTTGGAAGCAAAAGTGTCAACATCCTGCTACCAATATTATCCAATAACCATGACCACGAATGGTGGCTTAAACTCCTAGGAAGGGCTTGGCTCAATTATTCTCACAAGTTTAGGGACGTCCTGAACCAGGGCAAATATAGACCTAGAACTAGCGATTAAGAGCCAAGATCTCATGGTGCAAGAGCATGTATATATCAGGCCACTCATATGACCCAATTGCAATGGACTCATAGCTGTCCCAATTTCTACCCGAGGCATAATTTAGTTGAAGAGGATCTTTGCCATAACAAGTCTGAGAAGAGGTACTAGGGCTTGGGACATGGTATCGCTCTTGATCAACTTAAAGTTGATGTTCAATGTTGTGcttttaaattcttaatttatttaagatttgtgGTCTCCATAACCGTCCTTTGAGTTGCATTTGCATTGATTGTACATGCTAGTCTAATTCGAGTGACTGCAAACAAGATCCATTTTTGCAATATATTTTACCTATTAAAGGTTCAGATTTATGAAAGAGACCTATGTGTTGCATTGTTTATATCTTAGCAAAGCACCTGGCTATTGCATTTGAGTCTGTATTAAGACTCTTTGGTAACACAAATAGGATGTCCATAATAGTACCGTTAACATCTTTGATATGGACAGCAATTACAAAGTTCAATGAACCTGACCTTTTCCTTCCACTTTGGCACTTTCTGGGTAGTGCATCTTTGTTAATCtgtttgatattttaaaaacaatgaAACTTCCATCTTTTACCATCTGTATCTTGAATCATTGCCAATGGTGTTCATGGATTCTAGTTGTTTTTTTATGACTTGTTTACACCACAATAGTTGGTTGATTTCAGGTTTTATAATTTTCTGTTCAGTATCATTGCTCGTTGAATGCCTTTATTGgttcttttttccttcaacaTTGATGTAGTGATCATGTttaatctttttcctttcttggcAGATTATGTTGGTGTAAAATTTTTCTTGCTGATAGCAAAAGAATTTTGTGGCTGTTCCTGACAAACAAATCATCTAGCTGTTTATTTGCTGTGTGCCCAACTGTTTATCAAGATTTGCTGTAAAGTTTTATGTCATGTTTCGACAGATAGTTGAAATATCAAAGTTCAGGGAGCGCTTTTAGTGCCACCAGCaattttgtgtttatttcttGGCTAAGTCAGTCTATCATTATCTGTAGATGCAAACATCTCAGGAACACCATAGGTCAGCCAACTTGCAAGGGTTGTACCACCAGCCTTTGCAAGATCCCCATTGCTTGTCTCATTTCCAGATTTTAGAAAACAATATGCGCCCCAATATTGGCAACCAAGGAACAAGTGTTTCGGTTGAACCATCTAAGGAACAATTCTTCACTCTGGAATCATCCCCATCAACTGCTTGTTACGCTGTCTGTGATTCCCCTTCTGTCACTAGCTGCTTGTCTAATATAAATCCCTTTTCCTCCCAAGTTTCTCAGTCATACCTGTCAGATCCACATCATTCTCCCAACAACAACCATGGATCGCCCGTAAGTGGTTCTTCTGTTGCTGATAATGGTTATGACTTTAGGCACAAAATCAGGGAAGTTGAAATTCTTTTGTTGGGTTCTGGACCAGATATTGCCGACAGCTGCTATAACTCTGTCAATAGTGGGATCCACCAATTCACTTCCATGTCAAGGTGGGATTGGAATCAATTGGTTGAAAAGATCTCTAGGTTAGACCTGAGAGAGGTGCTCGAATACTGTGCAGAAGCGGTATCCGATAATGATGTGTCATTGGCAGATGCTCTAATGGAAGTGTTGGAGAAGAGGGTATCGATCTCTGGGGATCCTGTCCAACGCTTGAGTGCTTACATGTTGGAAGGACTTAGAGCAAGGTTAAAACGTTCAGGGACTGTAATCTACAAATCCCTGAGGTGTGAACCAACAAGCTCAGAACTAATGTCGTACATGTCTATCCTTTATGATATTTGCCCCTACTGGAAATTTGCTTACATATCTGCAAATGTTGTCATTGAGGAAGTTATGGAAAATGAACCCAGAATCCACATCATTGATTTCCAAATTGCACAGGGTACTCAGTGGATGTCACTCATTCATTCTCTTGCACGGCGGCCTGGAGGGCCTCCCCCTGTCCGCATCACAGGTGTTGATGATTCCCAATCAGCTCATGCTCGAGGTGGAGGACTTCATATCGTAGGGCAGAAGCTGTTGGAGTTTGCCAAGTCACGCCATGTACCATTTGAGTTTCATGCTGCTGCCATGTCTGGTTGCGAGGTTGAGCGAGAAAATCTAAGGGTTCAACCTGGGGAGGCCCTGGCTGTTAATTTCCCATACGTGTTGCACCACATGCCAGACGAGAGTGTGAGCACACAGAATCATAGGGACAGACTATTGAGGCTGGTCAAAAGTTTGTCCCCCAAGGTTATGACTCTTATTGAGCAAGAATCCAACACCAACACTTCCCCATTTCCTCTAAGGTTCAAGGAGACAATGGAATATTATACAGCCATGTTTGAATCAATCGATGCGGCTCGCCTCCCGAGAGATGACAAGCAACGGATTCGTGCAGAAGAGAACTGTGTGGCCCGTGACATAGTAAACATGATAGCTTGCGAGGATACTGAGAGAGTGGAGCGGCACGAAATGCTGGGAAAGTGGAATGC from Juglans regia cultivar Chandler chromosome 4, Walnut 2.0, whole genome shotgun sequence encodes:
- the LOC108993395 gene encoding scarecrow-like protein 13 yields the protein MQTSQEHHRSANLQGLYHQPLQDPHCLSHFQILENNMRPNIGNQGTSVSVEPSKEQFFTLESSPSTACYAVCDSPSVTSCLSNINPFSSQVSQSYLSDPHHSPNNNHGSPVSGSSVADNGYDFRHKIREVEILLLGSGPDIADSCYNSVNSGIHQFTSMSRWDWNQLVEKISRLDLREVLEYCAEAVSDNDVSLADALMEVLEKRVSISGDPVQRLSAYMLEGLRARLKRSGTVIYKSLRCEPTSSELMSYMSILYDICPYWKFAYISANVVIEEVMENEPRIHIIDFQIAQGTQWMSLIHSLARRPGGPPPVRITGVDDSQSAHARGGGLHIVGQKLLEFAKSRHVPFEFHAAAMSGCEVERENLRVQPGEALAVNFPYVLHHMPDESVSTQNHRDRLLRLVKSLSPKVMTLIEQESNTNTSPFPLRFKETMEYYTAMFESIDAARLPRDDKQRIRAEENCVARDIVNMIACEDTERVERHEMLGKWNARLKMAEFTPLTLSSSVTNAVVDLLKLYNENYSIMEKDGALYLRWRNRCMATSSAWR